In Paracoccus contaminans, the genomic stretch GCCTCTGCCCTGCCCGGTTGGTCCGGGTCTGGGGCGCAGAGTAACGCGGTTGCGGGCGCGGCGCCACTGCGGAATGGACAGCGCAGGGGCGCAAGGCCGCAGCGGGGGCCAGCCCCCGCACCCCCGGGATATTTGCGGACCGAAGATGGGGCATGCGGCATCTTCGGTCCGCAAATATCCTTGGGGGGAATCGCCGTCAGGCTATGGGGGGCGGACGGCCCCCCTTCGCGGCGGCTCAGCCCTGCGCCGCCTCGATCGCCCGGACGAGGGCGGTGAAATGCTCACCCCGTTTTTCAAAATTCGGATATTGGTCGAAGCTGGCGCAGGCCGGGGCCAGCAGCACGGTATCGCCCGGGCGCGCCTCGGCGGCGGCGCGGGCGACGGCGGTCTCCATCCTGTCGACGACCTCGTGGGGGGTGCCGCCCAGTTGCAGGGCGAAATCCCGCGCCGAATGGCCGATCAGATAGGCCTTGGCCACCCGGCCCAGATGCGGGACGAGCGCGGCTATGCCCCCCTCTTTTGCCAGGCCCCCCGCGATCCAGCGGATATTGTCGAAGGCCAGCAGCGCCTTTTCCGCGGCATCGACATTGGTTGCCTTGGAATCGTTGACCCAGCGCACCCCGCCGATGGTGGCGACTGTCTGGCTGCGATGCGGAAGGCCGGCGAAATCGTGAAAGGCCGCCTCGATCTCGCGCGGGGCCAGGCCCACGGCGCGGCAGGCGGCATAGGCGGCGCAGGCGTTCTGGTGGTTGTGGGCACCGGGCAGGCCGGTCATGCCGCGCAGGTCGATCGAGGCCACTTGCCGCCCCTTGCGCCATTCCGACAAGAAGCCCTTTTTCGCCGACACAGCCCAGCCGAAACCGTCGAGCTTGGCGTCCACCGATACCCGGATCACCCGGTCGTCCTGCGGCCCCTGCCCCAACTGGTTGGCAAGGTAACGGCCCTCGGCCTCGTCCACGCCGATCACGCAGCGGTCCGGCCCGCCCTCGGCGAACAGCCGGCGCTTGGCCGCGAAATAGCCGCCCATGCCGTTGTGCCGGTCCAGGTGGTCGGGGGACAGGTTGGTGAACACCGCCACGTCGGGCGTCAGCGCGCGCGCGAGGTCGGTCTGATAAGAGGACAGTTCCAGCACCACGACCTCGCCATCCGCGGGCGGACCCAGCGACAGAACGCCGGTGCCGATGTTCCCGCCCATCTGGGTCGGGCGGCCGGCCGATTGCAGGATGTGGTGGATCAGCGCGGTGGTGGTGGACTTTCCGTTCGATCCGGTGACGCAGATTACGCGCGGCGGGGTGTCGAAGGCATCGAAGCCCTCGGCCGCAAAGCTGCGGAAGAACAGCCCGATATCGTTGTCCACCGGCACGCCCCGCGCCAGCGCCTGCGCGATGGCCGGGTGCGGCGCGGGATAAAGATGCGGGATGCCGGGCGAAGTGATGAGCGCGTCGATCCGCGTCTCCCACGCCTTGTCGCGGGTCAGGTCGGAGAGCGTCCAGCCCTCGGCCTGCGCCGCCGCGCGGGTGTCGGCGCTGTCGTCCCATGCGATGACGGTCGCCCCGCCTTCGCGCAGCGCGGCTGCGGTGGCCCGGCCCGAGCGGCCGAGGCCGAGGACGGCAATGGTCTGGTTTTCGACGGCGGCGACGGGGATCATGGCAACCTCCTTAACTTACGGCGGGCGGTGCCCATGCACTCAACGGCTTTCGGCGATTTCGCAAAAATACGTTTACACGCAGCCAGTCGTTCGAAGGATCGTATTCTTTAAACGGCCGCAAGAGTTGATGATGTTCGTCGCCGGGCTTCAACAAGCGGGCTCGTGTTATGCTGGTTTTGGGTTTGGTCGGATGCGGAACCGACTCTAGAGAGGGATCCCAACCTGATCTTTGATTATAGCGGGCAGTTGCCAAGGGTGCGCTGAACCAACGTCTGCGATGATGGGTCAGCACTACCTCGCGAACGACTAGAGGCGACCCACCGGTGTTGGAAACAACGAGTTCAATAAAGCACCTATCAAATCGAGCAACTTCTTTTGGGTTGAACAGATCGACCGACGCCAAAGGCCCGGAATGAAGCCAGGTCCATGCTACCTTACCGAGGCCCCCGACGGCGATAATTATCGACAGCCCCGCCGCATAGCTAGCAACCGGGTCATCGGTTAAAGCGGTCCAAAAACCAAACAAGACCCTGCCAAGCTCCCTCACCTCAACTTCAGCGTGCTCAGACCGATCAGCGCCAGCACCACCGCGATGATCCAGAAGCGGATGACGATCTGCGGCTCGGCCCAGCCCTTCTTTTCGAAATGGTGGTGGATCGGGGCCATCAGGAACACGCGGCGGCCGGTGCGCTTGAAGTACATGACCTGGATGATGACCGACAGCGCCTCGACCACGAACAGGCCGCCGACGATGGCCAGCACGATTTCATGCTTGATGCACACCGCGATGGCGCCCAGCGCGCCGCCAAGGGCCAGCGATCCGGTATCGCCCATGAACACCGCCGCGGGCGGGGCGTTGTACCACAGGAAACCCAGGCCGCCGCCGATCAGCGCGGCGGTAAAGACAGCGATCTCGCCCGTGCCGGGCACGAAATGAACGCCCAGATAGTTGGCGAAATTGGCGTTGCCGACCAGATAGGCGATGATCCCGAAGGTCGCGGATGCGATCATCACCGGCCCGATCGCCAGACCGTCGAGGCCGTCCGTCAGGTTCACGGCATTGGCCGCGCCGACGATCACGAACATGCCGAACAGGATGAACCCGTAGGACAGCGGGATCATTGCATCCTTGAGGAACGGCAGCGCCACCAGCCCCGACAGGCCGGCCGGCTGCATCGCCATCACCGCGGCCGAGGCGAGCGCCGCGATCCCCAGCCCGATCCCCATGCGCACCCGGCCCGACACGCCGGCGTGATGCTGCTTGGTCACCTTGGCGTAATCGTCGGCAAACCCCACAGCGGCAAAGCCCAGCGTCACCAGCAGCACGATCCAGACATAGCCGTTGTCCAGCCGCGCCCACAGCAGCGTGGACACCGTCAGGGCCGACAGGATCAGCAGCCCGCCCATCGTCGGCGTGCCGGCCTTGGCGAAATGGTCGGGGCCGATCTCGCGCAGGGGCTGGCCCTTCTTCTGCTTGACGCGCAGCCAGTTGATCAGCGGACGGCCGAACATGAACCCGAACACCAGCGCCGTGAAGAACGCCATCCCCGAGCGGAAGGTGATGTAACGAAACAGGTTGAACACCCCGCCCGCGCCCTCGGGGGACAGGTTCGTCAGCCAATACAGCATTCAGGTGTTCCTTTTGTCGGGCGCATCGTCAGGGGCGGGCGTCTGGCGCGATTTTCGGATCACGTCAACGACCGAGGCGACGCGCGAGAACTTGGAACCCTTGACGAACACCACGTCCCCGTCCTGCACCAACTCGTCGGCGCGGGCGCACAGATCGGCCGCGGTCTGCGCCCAGAAGCCTTGCTTTTCAGGGGCAAGCGCGTCGAACATCGCCTTCATCCGCGGCCCGCAGGCATGGACAAGCGAAATGTCGCCCATCGCCGGCCATGACGCGATGTCACGGTGGATGGCCACCTCGTCGGGGCCGAGTTCCAGCATGTCGCCCAGGATGGCGACCCGCCGGCCGGGGCCGAGCTGCGCGAGCGTGGCAAAGCCGGCGGCAAGGCTGGCCGGGTTGGCGTTGTAGCTGTCATCCAGCAGGGTGATGCCGCCGAGGCGTTCGACCGCGCCGCGGCCCTTGTCGGGCTGCCAGCGCGACAGACCGTCGGCCGAAGCCTTCAGATCGGCGCCCAGCTTTTCCAGCGCCGCCAGCACGCCGACCGCATTCATGGCGAAATGCCGCCCCGCCGAGGCAAGGCGGAAATCCACGGTCTCGCCCAGGATGCGGGCCTGAACGCGGATGCCCTCGGCATCGGGCCGGACCTGCAGGGGCCGCGCCGCGCCCTGTTCGCCAAAGCCGACGATCACCGCGCCCGCCGCGTCCGCGCCCGCGCGCAGGATGGGGGTGGTGGGCAGATCCTCGGGGATGATCGCCCCGCCCATCGGCTCCAGCCCGGCAAAGATCGCGGCCTTTTCGCGGGCGATGCCCGCCACATCGGCGAACGCCTCGAGATGAACCGGGCCGACGGTGGTGATCATGGCGACATGGGGGCGCGCCATCCGGGCCAGCGGCTCGATCTCTCCGGGATGGTTCATGCCCAGTTCGACAATCGCCCAGTCGGTGTCCGCCGGCATCCGCGCCAGCGTCAGGGGCACGCCCCAGTGATTGTTCAGCGACGCCTCGGCCGCATGGACGCGCCCTTGCGCGGACAGCGCGGCGGCCGCCATGTCCTTGGTCGAGGTCTTGCCCATCGACCCGGTGATCGCCAGCACCCGCGCGCCCGTTCGCGCGCGTCCCGCCCGACCCAGCGCGACCAGCGCGGCGACGACATCGGGAACGATCAGCAGCGGCGCGCCCGCAGCGACCCCTTCGGGGATGCGGCTGACCAGCGCGGCGGCGGCGCCCTTGTCCAGCGCCTGGGCGACGAAATCATGCCCGTCGCGGGCGGCGGTCAGGGCGACAAACAGATCGCCGGGGCGCAGCGTGCGCGTGTCGATGGAAATGCCGTCCGCCACCCAGTCGGCGGTGACGCGCCCGCCCGTTGCGGCGGCGGCATCGGCTGCGGTCCACAGGGTCATATCGTGCCGTCCAGCGCGGCGACGGCCACGCTGGCCTGTTCCGCGTCGTCAAAGGGGAATACGTCGCTGCCGACGATCTGGCCGGTTTCGTGCCCCTTGCCCATGATGAGGGCCGCATCCCCAGGCTCCAGCACGTCCACCGCGCGCAGGATCGCCTCGGCCCGGTCGCCGACCTCGGTCGCGTCATGGCCGGCGCCCGCCATCACCTCGGCCCGGATGGCGGCGGGGTCTTCGGTGCGGGGATTGTCGTCGGTCACGAACACCACATCGGCGAACTGGCGCGCGGCCTGCCCCATCAGCGGCCGCTTGCCACGGTCGCGGTCGCCGCCCGCGCCGATCACCGCGATGATGCGGCCCATCACATGAGGGCGCAGCGATTGCAGCGCGGCGATCACCGCGCCGGGCTTGTGGGCGTAATCGACGAACACCGCCGCGCCGTTCATGCGCTGCGCCGCCAGCTCCAT encodes the following:
- the murD gene encoding UDP-N-acetylmuramoyl-L-alanine--D-glutamate ligase, with product MIPVAAVENQTIAVLGLGRSGRATAAALREGGATVIAWDDSADTRAAAQAEGWTLSDLTRDKAWETRIDALITSPGIPHLYPAPHPAIAQALARGVPVDNDIGLFFRSFAAEGFDAFDTPPRVICVTGSNGKSTTTALIHHILQSAGRPTQMGGNIGTGVLSLGPPADGEVVVLELSSYQTDLARALTPDVAVFTNLSPDHLDRHNGMGGYFAAKRRLFAEGGPDRCVIGVDEAEGRYLANQLGQGPQDDRVIRVSVDAKLDGFGWAVSAKKGFLSEWRKGRQVASIDLRGMTGLPGAHNHQNACAAYAACRAVGLAPREIEAAFHDFAGLPHRSQTVATIGGVRWVNDSKATNVDAAEKALLAFDNIRWIAGGLAKEGGIAALVPHLGRVAKAYLIGHSARDFALQLGGTPHEVVDRMETAVARAAAEARPGDTVLLAPACASFDQYPNFEKRGEHFTALVRAIEAAQG
- the mraY gene encoding phospho-N-acetylmuramoyl-pentapeptide-transferase, translated to MLYWLTNLSPEGAGGVFNLFRYITFRSGMAFFTALVFGFMFGRPLINWLRVKQKKGQPLREIGPDHFAKAGTPTMGGLLILSALTVSTLLWARLDNGYVWIVLLVTLGFAAVGFADDYAKVTKQHHAGVSGRVRMGIGLGIAALASAAVMAMQPAGLSGLVALPFLKDAMIPLSYGFILFGMFVIVGAANAVNLTDGLDGLAIGPVMIASATFGIIAYLVGNANFANYLGVHFVPGTGEIAVFTAALIGGGLGFLWYNAPPAAVFMGDTGSLALGGALGAIAVCIKHEIVLAIVGGLFVVEALSVIIQVMYFKRTGRRVFLMAPIHHHFEKKGWAEPQIVIRFWIIAVVLALIGLSTLKLR
- a CDS encoding UDP-N-acetylmuramoyl-tripeptide--D-alanyl-D-alanine ligase produces the protein MTLWTAADAAAATGGRVTADWVADGISIDTRTLRPGDLFVALTAARDGHDFVAQALDKGAAAALVSRIPEGVAAGAPLLIVPDVVAALVALGRAGRARTGARVLAITGSMGKTSTKDMAAAALSAQGRVHAAEASLNNHWGVPLTLARMPADTDWAIVELGMNHPGEIEPLARMARPHVAMITTVGPVHLEAFADVAGIAREKAAIFAGLEPMGGAIIPEDLPTTPILRAGADAAGAVIVGFGEQGAARPLQVRPDAEGIRVQARILGETVDFRLASAGRHFAMNAVGVLAALEKLGADLKASADGLSRWQPDKGRGAVERLGGITLLDDSYNANPASLAAGFATLAQLGPGRRVAILGDMLELGPDEVAIHRDIASWPAMGDISLVHACGPRMKAMFDALAPEKQGFWAQTAADLCARADELVQDGDVVFVKGSKFSRVASVVDVIRKSRQTPAPDDAPDKRNT